The genomic DNA TGCTGCGGGAGGCCGTGCTGCCGCCCGAGCGGATCACCGCCGTGGAGACCGGCGCCTGCCCGCACACCGCCATCCGCGACGACATCTCCGCCAACCTGGAAGCCGTGGAGGACCTGGAGGACGAAGTCGGGCCGCTCGATCTCGTCCTCGTCGAGTCCGGGGGCGACAACCTCACCGCCACCTTCTCCAAGGGGCTCGTCGACGCGCAGATCTTTGTCATCGACGTGGCCGGCGGGGACGACATTCCGCGCAAGGGCGGCCCCGGGGTCACCACCGCCGACCTGCTCGTCGTCAACAAGACCGACCTCGCGCCGTACGTCGGCTCCGATCTGGGGCGGATGGCCGCCGACGCCAAGGCGCAGCGCGCCGAACTGCCCGTC from Streptomyces avermitilis MA-4680 = NBRC 14893 includes the following:
- the ureG gene encoding urease accessory protein UreG; this encodes MHLDHAHTHDGPSAVSADAHRPDGTRRALRIGLGGPVGSGKTATVAALCRALRDAFSLAVVTNDIYTREDAEFLLREAVLPPERITAVETGACPHTAIRDDISANLEAVEDLEDEVGPLDLVLVESGGDNLTATFSKGLVDAQIFVIDVAGGDDIPRKGGPGVTTADLLVVNKTDLAPYVGSDLGRMAADAKAQRAELPVVFQSLRTEPGVAPVADWVRARLAAWAA